Proteins from one Oscillatoria nigro-viridis PCC 7112 genomic window:
- a CDS encoding cephalosporin hydroxylase family protein: MFTKLMRGDRNLRQRKKAGRKGEITSFLTDMHNFTENIIAATKLYDCGDYFRAELICSKIIDGQPDNSDALCLLGRIKYQLSKNQLGSTTDAGLRYHLWYYNNQIWDATTWAGVKALKSPCDMWSYQEILWDLKPSLILEFGSFYGGGTLFFASILEQINNNSQVFSVDIDHTSLHPKVRNHPRIELMLSSSTDPKVSQRIVELRREFPGSVFAILDSNHEKQHVLGEMQMLRSLLETGDYLVVEDSNINGHPVLPGWGEGPYEAMEEYFAIYPDDYQRDYLREQKFGFTFATAGFLIRR; this comes from the coding sequence ATGTTTACCAAGCTTATGCGAGGCGATCGCAATCTTCGGCAGCGAAAAAAGGCGGGCAGGAAAGGCGAAATAACTAGCTTTTTAACTGATATGCACAACTTCACAGAGAATATTATAGCTGCAACTAAGTTATATGATTGCGGCGACTACTTTCGGGCAGAGTTAATTTGTTCCAAAATCATTGACGGTCAGCCAGACAATTCAGATGCTTTGTGTTTGCTGGGAAGAATTAAATATCAATTATCAAAAAATCAGTTGGGTTCTACAACGGATGCAGGTCTGCGCTATCACTTGTGGTACTACAATAACCAAATTTGGGATGCGACTACATGGGCAGGCGTTAAAGCACTAAAATCTCCCTGCGATATGTGGAGTTACCAAGAAATCCTGTGGGACTTAAAACCTAGTTTAATCCTAGAATTTGGCAGTTTCTATGGTGGTGGTACTTTATTTTTTGCCTCTATTCTAGAACAAATAAATAATAACTCTCAAGTATTTTCGGTAGATATTGACCATACATCTCTCCATCCCAAAGTGAGAAATCATCCGCGCATCGAGTTAATGCTGTCATCCTCCACCGATCCTAAAGTTTCTCAAAGAATAGTCGAATTGCGGAGAGAATTTCCCGGTTCGGTATTTGCTATCCTGGATAGCAACCATGAAAAGCAGCACGTTTTGGGCGAGATGCAAATGCTGCGCTCGCTACTGGAAACAGGCGATTATTTAGTAGTTGAAGATAGTAATATTAACGGACACCCAGTTTTACCCGGATGGGGGGAAGGGCCATACGAAGCAATGGAAGAATATTTTGCCATTTATCCTGATGATTATCAAAGAGATTACCTGCGCGAACAGAAATTTGGCTTTACTTTTGCAACTGCTGGTTTTTTAATTCGGCGCTAA
- a CDS encoding methyltransferase domain-containing protein has product MKFPLHQPTLKLLTGLSGIELGAASHNPFGVNAINVAPKFDEDLFQDNQVNMGEQPTKIDMYGEADNIPVKDKSQDFVLSSHVFEHIPDPISALLEWQRVIKPGGYVVMIVPQPDALAGDNRPLSTYDRLVKAHREKWKIETAPAENLYGGKGGHYWKFTSTTLRKFLENLKTANDGIPAVNWQLLGTEDPDSKVGNGFWLAYRVP; this is encoded by the coding sequence ATGAAATTTCCACTGCACCAACCAACGCTAAAGTTATTAACAGGACTCTCAGGAATCGAACTGGGAGCAGCCTCGCACAATCCTTTTGGCGTGAATGCAATTAATGTTGCTCCAAAATTTGACGAGGATTTGTTTCAAGACAACCAAGTTAACATGGGAGAGCAACCGACGAAGATAGATATGTACGGCGAGGCAGACAACATTCCAGTCAAAGATAAAAGTCAGGATTTTGTCTTATCCAGCCACGTATTTGAACACATTCCCGATCCCATATCTGCTTTATTAGAATGGCAAAGAGTTATCAAGCCAGGGGGATATGTGGTGATGATTGTCCCGCAGCCGGATGCTCTTGCGGGAGACAATCGCCCGCTATCTACCTACGATCGATTAGTTAAAGCACACCGAGAAAAATGGAAGATCGAGACTGCTCCAGCAGAGAATTTATATGGCGGTAAAGGCGGACACTACTGGAAATTTACCTCAACAACTCTGAGAAAATTCTTGGAGAATCTCAAAACAGCTAATGACGGTATTCCTGCTGTCAATTGGCAACTGCTAGGCACAGAAGACCCGGACAGCAAGGTAGGAAACGGGTTTTGGCTGGCTTACCGAGTACCGTAA
- a CDS encoding glycosyltransferase yields MNSTNQLSYQPLISIVMPVYNTLEQFLREAIQSVLNQSYTHWELCIADDASTQPHVKRILEEYAAKDARIKGVFRSQNGHISRASNSALQLATGEFISLLDHDDLLVADALHEVVMLLNEHPDADMIYSDEDKVDDRNNVCLPCYKPDWCPDSFLSRMYTCHLGTYRRSLVNEIGGFREGFEGSQDYDLVLRLTEKTNKIFHIPKILYHWRFHPESASASREAKPYAYEAAVRTLTDAIRRRGEPGQVLTHQNYPGHYTIRYAIKSDKLVSIIIPTRDFGSILNKCLESIFTHTLYPNYEVIVIDNGSVEVETTKLIKKWQNLQPAKFKCYRLDIPFNYSRINNFGVEKSQGDYLLFLNNDTQVHQEDWLNAMVEQAQRQSIGAVGGMLLYPDNSIQNTGFILGVNGIASHAYKGISKAVPYDDMVHIGFTNNVSAVTGACLMCRREVFTSIGGFDENLPIVFSDVDLCLKMMANGYRNIYISHAKVWHQELKGWAFELTDVEQLKIEETAAKLMVARWNKFIKRDPCFSQHLVNKFNKKFNQSETSQPLVSICIPTYNGDKYLSEALCSAMAQTYPNLEIIISDDGSTDQTVAIAKSLTDKFAGHFRIWTHNQFGLVKNWNHCISQAKGKYIKLLCQDDLLEPECVAELVNLAEQDEQIGLVFSRRGVLLAGDANSDPACQAIGRGAVEISQNWSNLQPVQDGKALLAEPNLLNNPINKIGEPSTVLIRKEVFDRVGLFDVELQQLVDVEMWFRIMSCYKIGFVNKSLSHWRVHLKQLTRENLLKGEIVQDVQRLHHKILQSPYFNLLSSEVKNRMTDATQVKEWMRQLAGAQKQSVNVTENVTAVPVVPALSLEVTQISPVAPNIRRPFWSVMIPTYNRVKYLEQALKSVLQQAPSSEEMQVEVVNDCSNQSIQDEMEAIVKAVGGGRVNFYRHPEQDIGQTAIFNLCIQRSHGEWVHILHDDDVVLPGFYSRLREGIEKEPSVGAAFCRHIYTDEAGNQRWVSWLERETPGVLSDWLEQIIVMCRLQASPIAVKRSVYENLGGFCPQAGAASDWEMWKRIAVHYPIWYEPEPLAWYRQHSSSDNTRLLKSGGLIADVRRSIEISQSYLPSAIADKLSNQAREHYALYALNTAKKLLTDGDSEAAIAQIREGLKCSQSAQLKEALVSLLLLGESHQPSTGFSSSINQQQKESSNESATANSQPTRKQIADIWLNLPAEQVASAFAGDAGKQHQALLASDIRYEPLTDTEETFVSELVANVAKGFNEPKAINYLLAAMLYRRADQLPLKYDRATVPNWFANEYLKFMFTCPNVFQTRGEADSYYQFIQGWIDYLHTNLFKNADSPLWQNIALLFAQVANFIPLYFTTANLRDIYTKRAEIIEFSLKNRGSSIDCIFPARSPNRTKIRVGIINDHFAPQTETFATIPVFEHLNRNQFEIYLYALNTSGHQLEQYCQSRADKLVALPKDFTSQVQTIRADDLDILFFGTNLTAINKPLTSLAMHRLARVQTTSFCSPTTTGIRHMDYYIAGQFTAPDASYQEQYREQLAVLQGSGFCFTYATESEVATVKPTRQSLGISDNTTVFISGANFYKILPELRESWVKILAAVPDSILILYPFGPAWTRTYPATPFVNNLNAVCAKYGVNNNRLRFVKQLPSRADVKEFLQLADVYLDSYPYAGATSLIDPLQVGLPAVVVEGNALRFRQGSAMLRELQMPDLIAYDEASYIQLAVTLGTNPQLRQQKRQEIQQKMQANPACFDSVAYSGAIGKLFQELFGKWQTSHLEASHNLQDSIPKQPDLDEILSNALKLYQRNSSNISAISELRQIRKQIADFWLNVPAENLEIAYRSASGNSYQMLLKSGFQRQPMMESEQMFLQQLTQISKGLVHPKAVNALLAAMLYFPPETMRIPDARNRLPHWLIGDYEQVFETEAAVKSDSTSDLLAQYIQSRQFANQLLGCVNLYRIDPSDESVVLELRQIRKQMADFWLTVPSEKLESFYRGDVRKGYQALLSCGLQAESMTEAEQQFLQKLTEISKGLVQPQAINALLGAMLYFVPGKMRVPDARTRLPQWLLEDYEKVFESAFATTEPTLVKQDYLPQFLNQLTAAVNLYEIDPTAELVIADLRHIRKQIADLWLSVSGEQVEVFYRSDFGKGYKALLGSGFINEPLNESDREFFKSLVVELSKGFGAPKAVNNLLAAMLYCRPGQLRVEDANTCLPPWLLADYEQFVGGAIELAVK; encoded by the coding sequence ATGAATTCTACGAATCAGTTGAGCTATCAGCCACTTATCAGTATTGTGATGCCAGTTTACAATACACTAGAGCAGTTTTTGAGAGAAGCAATTCAATCTGTTTTAAATCAGAGCTACACTCACTGGGAATTGTGCATTGCTGACGATGCTTCAACGCAGCCTCATGTCAAGCGGATATTAGAAGAATATGCGGCAAAAGATGCGAGAATTAAAGGAGTTTTTAGAAGCCAAAACGGTCATATATCTCGCGCGTCAAATTCTGCCCTGCAATTAGCAACTGGTGAATTTATCTCGCTGCTAGATCACGACGATTTGCTGGTGGCAGATGCCTTGCATGAAGTGGTAATGCTGCTGAACGAGCATCCCGATGCAGACATGATTTATTCAGATGAAGATAAGGTAGACGATCGCAACAATGTTTGTCTTCCATGTTACAAGCCAGATTGGTGTCCTGATTCATTTTTGTCTCGGATGTACACTTGCCATCTGGGTACTTACCGGCGATCGCTAGTCAACGAGATCGGTGGATTTAGAGAAGGTTTTGAGGGCAGTCAAGATTACGATCTGGTTTTGAGGCTTACAGAAAAAACTAACAAGATATTCCACATACCTAAAATCCTCTACCACTGGAGATTTCACCCAGAATCTGCCTCTGCTTCTAGAGAAGCCAAACCTTATGCCTACGAAGCAGCAGTGAGAACCCTAACAGATGCAATTCGCAGAAGAGGCGAACCTGGACAAGTTCTCACGCATCAAAATTACCCCGGTCACTATACTATTCGCTACGCCATCAAAAGTGACAAATTGGTTAGTATCATCATTCCCACCAGGGATTTTGGCAGTATCTTAAATAAATGCTTAGAATCAATTTTTACCCATACTTTGTATCCTAATTACGAAGTTATAGTGATAGATAACGGCAGTGTAGAAGTTGAAACAACTAAATTAATTAAAAAATGGCAAAATCTGCAACCAGCTAAGTTTAAATGCTACAGGTTAGACATTCCATTTAATTACTCTAGAATCAATAACTTTGGTGTAGAAAAATCACAAGGAGATTACTTACTTTTTTTAAATAATGATACCCAAGTGCACCAAGAAGACTGGCTCAATGCTATGGTCGAGCAAGCTCAAAGACAGTCAATTGGCGCTGTGGGAGGGATGTTGCTATATCCAGATAATTCTATCCAAAACACAGGATTTATCCTAGGTGTTAACGGGATTGCCAGTCATGCCTACAAGGGAATTAGCAAGGCAGTACCGTATGACGATATGGTACATATAGGATTTACTAATAACGTATCGGCTGTCACGGGAGCCTGCTTGATGTGCCGCCGCGAAGTATTTACCAGCATCGGCGGTTTTGATGAAAACTTACCAATTGTATTCAGTGATGTTGACTTGTGTTTAAAAATGATGGCTAACGGCTATCGTAATATATATATAAGTCACGCCAAAGTATGGCATCAAGAATTAAAAGGTTGGGCTTTTGAACTAACTGATGTAGAACAGTTAAAAATTGAGGAAACGGCGGCTAAATTGATGGTAGCGAGGTGGAATAAATTTATCAAGCGCGACCCTTGCTTTAGCCAGCATTTAGTTAATAAGTTCAATAAAAAGTTCAACCAGAGTGAAACAAGCCAGCCTTTAGTTAGCATTTGCATTCCTACTTATAACGGCGATAAATACCTGAGCGAGGCACTTTGTAGCGCTATGGCTCAGACTTATCCAAACCTAGAAATTATTATTTCGGATGACGGTTCGACTGACCAAACAGTGGCGATCGCTAAGTCGCTTACGGACAAGTTTGCCGGTCATTTCAGAATTTGGACTCACAATCAATTTGGATTAGTAAAAAATTGGAATCACTGTATTTCTCAGGCTAAAGGGAAATATATTAAGTTGTTATGTCAAGATGACTTGCTAGAGCCGGAGTGTGTTGCCGAACTGGTGAATTTAGCAGAACAGGACGAACAAATAGGTTTGGTATTTTCGCGGCGGGGAGTTTTGCTAGCAGGAGATGCCAACTCCGATCCGGCTTGCCAAGCAATCGGTAGAGGAGCTGTAGAAATCTCTCAAAACTGGTCAAACTTGCAACCAGTACAAGATGGGAAAGCACTGCTGGCAGAGCCTAATCTTTTGAACAATCCGATTAATAAAATTGGAGAACCGAGTACAGTTCTGATTAGAAAGGAAGTTTTCGATCGCGTCGGATTGTTCGATGTAGAATTGCAGCAATTAGTTGATGTTGAAATGTGGTTCAGAATTATGAGCTGCTACAAAATCGGTTTTGTCAACAAAAGTTTATCGCACTGGCGCGTTCACCTCAAGCAACTGACAAGAGAAAACTTGCTGAAGGGAGAAATTGTGCAAGATGTTCAAAGATTGCACCATAAAATTTTACAGAGTCCGTATTTCAATTTACTGAGTTCTGAAGTGAAAAATCGGATGACTGACGCTACTCAAGTCAAAGAGTGGATGCGACAGTTAGCTGGAGCCCAAAAACAGTCCGTAAATGTTACTGAAAATGTTACTGCTGTTCCTGTTGTTCCGGCTCTTTCTCTAGAAGTTACCCAAATTTCCCCCGTTGCCCCTAATATTCGCAGACCCTTTTGGTCTGTAATGATTCCCACCTACAACCGCGTCAAATATTTAGAGCAAGCGTTAAAAAGCGTCTTGCAACAGGCTCCAAGTTCTGAGGAAATGCAGGTTGAAGTGGTTAACGATTGCTCGAACCAATCTATCCAAGATGAAATGGAGGCAATTGTTAAAGCTGTCGGTGGTGGACGAGTTAATTTTTATCGACATCCAGAACAAGATATCGGTCAAACTGCTATCTTTAATCTCTGCATTCAACGATCTCACGGTGAGTGGGTTCACATTTTACACGACGACGATGTTGTATTACCTGGTTTTTACAGTCGCTTGCGAGAAGGTATAGAAAAAGAACCGAGCGTTGGTGCAGCTTTTTGCCGCCACATTTATACAGACGAAGCAGGAAATCAGCGTTGGGTATCTTGGTTAGAAAGAGAAACTCCAGGGGTACTTAGTGATTGGTTAGAACAGATTATTGTTATGTGTCGGCTGCAAGCTTCTCCTATTGCAGTTAAACGCAGCGTTTACGAAAATCTGGGCGGTTTCTGCCCTCAAGCTGGTGCTGCTTCTGATTGGGAGATGTGGAAGCGAATTGCAGTGCATTATCCGATTTGGTACGAACCTGAACCGCTAGCTTGGTATCGCCAACATTCTTCGTCAGACAATACTCGCTTGCTCAAATCAGGCGGACTAATAGCTGACGTGCGAAGATCGATCGAGATTTCTCAATCCTACTTGCCAAGCGCGATCGCCGATAAGTTATCGAATCAAGCCAGAGAACATTATGCTTTGTATGCCTTAAATACAGCCAAGAAACTCCTGACAGACGGAGACTCGGAGGCTGCGATTGCTCAAATTCGAGAGGGACTAAAGTGCAGTCAATCTGCCCAACTAAAAGAGGCATTAGTTTCACTACTATTGCTTGGTGAATCTCATCAACCTTCTACCGGATTTTCAAGCTCAATCAATCAGCAACAAAAAGAATCAAGTAACGAATCAGCTACGGCCAACAGTCAACCTACCCGCAAACAAATTGCTGATATCTGGCTTAATTTACCAGCAGAACAAGTTGCAAGTGCCTTTGCAGGCGATGCCGGCAAACAGCACCAAGCGCTGCTGGCCAGCGACATTAGATATGAACCGCTAACAGATACAGAAGAGACTTTTGTGAGCGAATTAGTCGCCAATGTGGCGAAAGGATTTAACGAGCCAAAAGCCATCAATTACCTGCTCGCAGCAATGCTGTACCGGCGGGCAGACCAATTGCCGCTTAAGTACGATCGCGCTACAGTGCCTAATTGGTTCGCCAACGAATATCTCAAATTCATGTTTACTTGTCCGAACGTATTTCAAACCAGAGGAGAAGCAGACAGTTACTATCAATTCATCCAAGGCTGGATTGATTACTTACATACTAATTTGTTCAAGAATGCAGATTCGCCACTGTGGCAGAATATTGCTTTGTTGTTCGCGCAAGTTGCGAACTTTATCCCGCTTTATTTTACCACGGCAAACCTGCGCGATATTTACACGAAACGGGCGGAAATTATTGAGTTTTCGCTCAAAAATCGCGGCAGTTCAATTGATTGTATCTTCCCGGCGCGATCGCCAAATCGGACAAAAATCCGCGTCGGCATCATCAACGACCATTTCGCGCCGCAAACCGAAACCTTCGCTACCATCCCGGTTTTCGAGCATTTAAACCGCAACCAGTTCGAGATTTACCTGTACGCGCTCAACACCAGCGGCCACCAATTAGAACAATACTGTCAAAGTCGCGCCGACAAACTGGTTGCACTCCCGAAAGACTTTACATCGCAAGTCCAAACAATCCGCGCCGACGACTTAGATATCCTGTTTTTCGGTACGAATTTAACAGCTATTAACAAACCGCTGACTTCACTAGCAATGCACCGTTTAGCGCGGGTACAAACTACATCTTTCTGTTCTCCCACTACCACCGGAATCCGGCACATGGATTACTACATCGCAGGTCAATTTACCGCGCCGGATGCTAGTTATCAAGAACAATATCGCGAACAGTTGGCTGTTCTCCAAGGCAGCGGTTTTTGTTTCACATACGCAACAGAATCGGAAGTAGCTACAGTTAAACCTACCCGCCAAAGTCTGGGAATTTCAGACAATACAACCGTTTTTATCTCCGGCGCTAACTTCTACAAAATTCTGCCGGAGTTGAGGGAGAGTTGGGTAAAAATTCTAGCTGCTGTACCCGATTCAATCTTGATTTTATATCCCTTCGGCCCCGCTTGGACTCGCACCTATCCTGCCACACCTTTTGTCAACAATCTGAATGCTGTCTGCGCTAAATACGGCGTCAATAACAACCGCTTGCGGTTCGTAAAACAACTGCCTAGTCGCGCGGATGTGAAAGAATTTTTGCAGCTAGCAGATGTTTATCTCGATTCCTATCCTTATGCTGGGGCAACATCGTTAATCGATCCTTTGCAAGTAGGATTGCCGGCGGTGGTTGTGGAAGGAAATGCTTTGCGGTTCCGCCAAGGTTCGGCGATGCTGCGGGAACTGCAAATGCCTGATTTAATTGCGTATGACGAAGCATCTTACATTCAGCTAGCCGTTACCCTCGGCACTAACCCGCAATTGCGGCAGCAAAAACGGCAGGAAATTCAGCAAAAAATGCAAGCTAATCCGGCTTGTTTTGACAGTGTGGCATACTCTGGGGCGATCGGCAAATTATTCCAAGAACTCTTTGGCAAATGGCAAACCAGCCACCTGGAAGCATCGCACAACTTACAGGATAGCATTCCCAAGCAGCCAGATTTGGACGAGATTCTCTCGAATGCCCTCAAGCTTTACCAACGAAACTCCTCAAACATCTCAGCAATATCCGAACTGCGTCAAATCCGCAAACAAATAGCTGATTTTTGGCTGAACGTTCCTGCCGAAAACCTCGAAATCGCCTACAGAAGCGCTTCAGGTAACAGCTATCAAATGCTGCTCAAGAGCGGTTTCCAACGTCAACCGATGATGGAAAGCGAACAAATGTTTTTGCAGCAATTAACCCAGATTAGCAAAGGATTAGTGCATCCCAAAGCTGTCAACGCCTTGCTTGCCGCTATGCTGTATTTCCCGCCGGAAACCATGCGAATTCCCGACGCTCGCAACCGTTTGCCACACTGGTTAATTGGGGATTACGAACAAGTTTTTGAGACGGAAGCCGCCGTCAAGTCTGATTCTACTTCTGACTTGCTAGCTCAATACATTCAATCGCGACAATTTGCGAATCAACTGTTAGGATGCGTCAATCTTTACCGCATCGATCCGTCTGACGAATCGGTAGTTTTGGAACTCCGCCAAATTAGAAAACAAATGGCTGATTTTTGGCTGACTGTTCCCTCAGAGAAACTCGAAAGTTTTTACCGAGGAGACGTTCGCAAGGGATATCAAGCACTTCTTAGCTGCGGCTTGCAAGCAGAATCGATGACTGAAGCCGAACAGCAGTTTTTGCAGAAATTGACCGAAATTAGCAAAGGGTTGGTGCAGCCTCAAGCTATCAATGCTCTGCTGGGGGCGATGCTGTATTTTGTTCCGGGAAAAATGCGGGTTCCCGACGCTCGCACCCGCTTGCCGCAGTGGTTGCTTGAAGATTACGAAAAGGTGTTTGAAAGCGCATTTGCGACAACAGAACCAACACTTGTCAAACAAGATTATCTGCCGCAGTTTCTCAATCAATTAACTGCTGCTGTCAATCTCTATGAAATCGACCCGACGGCTGAATTGGTAATAGCAGATTTGCGGCATATTCGCAAGCAAATTGCCGATTTGTGGCTGAGCGTTTCCGGCGAACAAGTAGAAGTTTTTTACCGGAGCGATTTTGGCAAAGGTTACAAAGCACTGTTGGGCAGCGGGTTTATTAACGAGCCGCTCAATGAGAGCGATCGCGAGTTTTTCAAGTCGTTGGTTGTTGAGTTGAGTAAAGGGTTTGGAGCGCCTAAAGCTGTGAATAATTTGTTGGCGGCGATGCTGTATTGTCGCCCTGGACAGTTGCGGGTTGAGGATGCGAATACTTGTTTGCCTCCGTGGTTGTTGGCGGATTACGAGCAGTTTGTTGGGGGTGCGATCGAGCTTGCTGTCAAGTAA
- a CDS encoding DUF7638 domain-containing protein has translation MLQIYRNGENGEIIRGKGLSAFIHNGDYYETIIGVFEDGTIDCWELVNFEEFKTKVAEGWVVTEVPKGARISCHHLYYGNSTLEFYIEIDEFVKEVEDTINLLQGKQTVSETCVQAFARFLTLPTKENKSSLQEVYNAIPKHLRIYVLGDMDCKDSAIRMCIEKTEISQEIIESLKRSYEWIFEQLN, from the coding sequence ATGCTTCAAATATATAGAAACGGTGAAAATGGAGAAATAATTAGAGGCAAAGGGTTGTCGGCATTTATACACAACGGGGACTACTATGAAACCATCATCGGAGTTTTTGAGGACGGTACGATCGATTGTTGGGAATTGGTTAACTTTGAGGAATTCAAAACCAAAGTTGCTGAGGGATGGGTTGTTACCGAAGTTCCCAAGGGTGCGAGGATAAGCTGTCACCATCTCTACTACGGAAACTCGACTTTAGAATTCTATATAGAGATTGATGAGTTTGTCAAAGAAGTGGAAGATACGATAAATTTGCTTCAAGGCAAGCAAACAGTTTCAGAGACTTGTGTTCAAGCCTTTGCTAGATTCTTAACGTTACCAACAAAAGAAAATAAAAGTAGCTTGCAAGAAGTTTACAATGCTATTCCAAAACATCTGAGAATTTATGTGCTTGGCGATATGGATTGTAAAGATTCTGCTATCAGAATGTGTATCGAAAAAACAGAAATTTCCCAGGAAATTATCGAAAGCTTGAAGAGGAGCTATGAATGGATATTTGAACAATTAAATTAA
- a CDS encoding Rieske 2Fe-2S domain-containing protein — translation MFRPENGQAATLRYRCLHRSSPLSAGKVCSGALQCHYHGWLYNQICTPICYQFNTSSGC, via the coding sequence ATGTTTCGCCCAGAAAATGGACAAGCTGCGACATTACGATATCGCTGTTTGCACCGCAGCAGTCCTTTATCCGCAGGAAAGGTTTGTAGCGGCGCATTGCAATGCCATTATCACGGTTGGCTCTACAATCAAATTTGCACCCCGATTTGCTATCAATTCAACACGAGTTCGGGCTGCTGA
- a CDS encoding CNNM domain-containing protein translates to MNNLTCLEIEVAQTMLRLAMLLGLTLLIAFFVASELALVSADRHQILQLARLDDRPTAKTAELVHQAQNNIPHYLSVTQTGTTAGSLLLGWLGEGATVHWIEPWIDKLPIGHLPAVLTAHSIAVPTAFILVTYVEIVLGELIPKVLATHAPERTALLLMPALELCSKLLWPLLAILNGTVRLLTGWITSKESQPLLLPSQATILQKDAHSALISGNWEVTAVNEKLGLNLPTNQAYQTIAGFAIHHLGKMPNQGDRLLWGELEIEAESVVEGSLETVLLRQVTRPLFETQQPELVLN, encoded by the coding sequence TTGAACAACCTTACTTGCCTGGAAATAGAAGTCGCTCAAACAATGCTGAGATTAGCAATGTTGCTAGGCTTAACACTTTTAATCGCCTTTTTTGTGGCGTCAGAACTAGCATTAGTATCAGCCGATCGCCATCAAATCCTCCAACTTGCCCGCTTGGACGATCGCCCAACCGCTAAAACCGCCGAACTCGTCCACCAAGCCCAGAACAACATACCGCATTACCTGTCTGTGACTCAAACTGGCACAACAGCAGGGAGTTTGCTGTTGGGTTGGTTGGGTGAGGGAGCGACTGTACACTGGATCGAACCGTGGATCGACAAATTGCCGATCGGTCATTTGCCGGCCGTGCTGACTGCTCATTCGATCGCAGTTCCCACAGCTTTTATCTTAGTAACTTACGTAGAAATAGTCTTAGGAGAACTAATCCCCAAAGTATTAGCAACCCACGCCCCAGAACGCACCGCTTTGCTGTTGATGCCGGCCCTCGAACTCTGCTCAAAATTACTGTGGCCGCTGCTAGCAATTCTCAACGGTACCGTGCGGCTTCTGACCGGTTGGATTACCAGTAAAGAGTCTCAACCTTTGCTGTTACCTTCCCAGGCAACTATCCTTCAAAAAGATGCTCATTCGGCACTAATTTCTGGCAATTGGGAAGTGACAGCAGTTAACGAAAAACTCGGGTTAAACCTGCCGACTAACCAAGCTTACCAAACAATCGCCGGATTCGCGATCCACCATTTAGGTAAAATGCCAAATCAAGGCGATCGGCTATTGTGGGGCGAGTTGGAAATAGAAGCAGAAAGTGTAGTAGAAGGCAGTTTAGAAACAGTGCTGCTGCGTCAGGTAACTCGCCCTTTGTTTGAGACTCAGCAGCCCGAACTCGTGTTGAATTGA